In Pseudoxanthomonas sp. SE1, the genomic stretch AAGTGGTTGATTCGGTGGCGATTGGCGATACCTGCCCGCCGTCGCCGGTTTCCACTACACTATCCCCGGTTTGCCTTCGCACCGCGTCGGCAGAATCCAACAAGTCACCCATCTCCGTCTGGAGCGAATCCATGAGCAGCATCGAAGAACGCGTCAAGAAAATCGTCGTCGAACAACTCGGCGTGAAGGAAGAGGAAGTCACCACCAGCGCATCGTTCGTCGATGACCTGGGCGCCGACTCGCTGGACACCGTTGAACTGGTGATGGCGCTGGAAGAAGAGTTCGAATGCGAAATTCCGGACGAGGAAGCCGAGAAGATCACTTCGGTGCAGCAGGCCATCGATTACGTCAAGGCGCACGTCAAGGCGTAAGTCCCGCACCTGCAGCAAACCGTGTCGGGGCCGCGCATGCGGCCCCGCGCGTATCCGGCCCCCATGCGCCCGCGTACTGCCGGGCGCGGCCGCAAGATCCACGAGGAATCCGATATGAGCCAGCGTCGTCGCGTCGTCATCACCGGCATGGGCCTGGTGTCCCCCCTGGGCAATGACATGGCCAGCAGCTGGGACGGCATCGTCAACGGACGGTCGGGCCTGGGCCCGATCACCACCTTCGATACCGAGGGCTACAGCACCAAGATCGCGGGCGAGATCCGCGGTTTCGATCCCACTACCTTCGTGCCGCCGAAGGACGTGAAGAAGATGGACTCGTTCATCCACTACGGACTGGCCGCATCGCTGATGGCGATGGACGACGCCGGGCTGGAAGTGACTGAGTCCAATGCCGAGCGCATCGGCGCCATCATCGGCGCGGGCATCGGCGGCATCCTCGGCATCGAGGAAACCGCGGTGAAGCTGCACGAAGGCGGTCCGCGCAAGATTTCCCCGTTCTACATCCCCAGCACCATCATCAACATGCTGCCGGGCCACCTGAGCATCATGAAGGGGCTGAAAGGCCCCGGCTATTCGGCAGTGTCCGCCTGCGCCACCTCGAACCATTCGATCGGCATCGCCATGCGCAGCATCCAGTACGGCGACGCCGACGTGATGGTCGCCGGCGGCGCCGAGCGGGGCTCGTCGCCGACGTCGGTGGGCGGCTTCTGCGCGATGAAGGCCATGTCCACCCGCAACGACGATCCGGCACGCGCGTCGCGTCCGTGGGACAAGGACCGCGACGGCTTCGTGCTGGGCGACGGTGCCGGCATCCTCGTGTTGGAGGAATACGAACATGCCAAGGCGCGTGGCGCACGCATCTATTGCGAGCTGGCCGGCTTCGGTGCCTCGCAGGACGCGTACCACATGACCGCGCCCAGCGAGAACGGCGAGGGTCCTTCACGCTGCATGCTGTCCGCGCTGAAGGATGCGGGCCTGAATGCCGACCAGGTCGAGTACCTCAACGCGCACGGCACCTCCACGCCGCTGGGCGACCTGGCCGAAACGCTGGCCATGAAGCGCGCGCTGGGCGACCACGCGTACAAGATCATGGTCAGTTCCACCAAGTCGATGACCGGCCACCTGCTGGGTGCGGCGGGCGGCGCGGAAGCGATCTTCTCCGTGCTGGCCATCCACCACGGCATCATCCCGCCGACCATCAACCTGGACGAACCGGGCGAAGGTTGCGACCTGGACTACGTGCCACACACGGCGCGCGAGAAGAAGATCGACGTGGCCGTGTCGAACGGCTTCGGCTTCGGCGGCACCAACGGCACGCTGGTGTTCAAGCGGATCTGATCCAACGGCGGACAAGAGATCGTCATCCCGGCGAAGGCCGGGATCCATCTTGATTTCGCTTCCTGTTCCCTGAACAAGTAAAGCAACTTGGGTTCCAGCTTTCGCTGGAACGACGATGGCATGATCGAAACCCGCGCGCTTCCTTCAGACACCGACCTGCTGGCACTGCATCGCCAGGATCCGCAGCGCTACCCCGTGCTGCTGGAATCCGTCGCGTCGGGCACGGCGCAGGGACGCTGGGATTTCCTGCTGGTGGCCGACGGCACCGGGTTGCGCCTGGATGCGGACGGGATCACCCGCAACCTGCACGGCGATGTGGAGGCGGGTGACTTCCTGGCCGCGCTCGATCGGCACTGGCAGGCACAGCGCACGCCGCGCGAAGAGCCGCGCTGGCCGTTCCGCGGCGGCTGGGCGCTGCTGCTGGCGTACGAACTGGCGCAGCAGGTCGAACCCGTCCTGCGACTGCCACAGACACCCGATACGCAACCCGTCGCGCTCGCACTGCGATGCCCCGCCGCCGTGTTGCGCGACCGCAGCACGGGCGACTGCGTCGTCGTCGCGGAAGCGGGGCGGAGCGAATTGATGGCGCGCACGCTCGATGACGTCGCACGCGCGGCACACATGCCGCCACTGCCGGCATGGCAGCCGCCGTTCCGCATCGACGAAGACGCACCACAGCACTTCACCGACGGCGTCGAGCGCATCCTCGACTACCTGCGTGCCGGCGACATCTTCCAGGTCAATCTATCGCGTGCATGGCATGCGCGCTTCGAAGCGCGACTGGATCCGGCCGCGCTGTATGCCCGGCTGCGCACCGCCAACCCCGCGCCGTTCGCCGGCCTGTTCGCCACGCCAGGCTGGACCGTGGTGAGCTCGTCGCCCGAGCGCCTGGTCTCCGTGCGTGGCGAGGTGGTCGAAACCCGCCCCATCGCCGGCACGCGCCCCCGCTTCGCGGGCGACGACGATGCCGCACGCATCCGTGAACTCGTCGGCCATCCGAAAGAGCGCGCCGAACACGTCATGCTGATCGATCTTGAGCGCAACGACCTGGGCCGCGTCTGCACGCCCGGCAGCGTGCAGGTGGACGAGCTGATGACGGTGGAGAGCTACGCGCACGTGCACCACATCGTCAGCAACGTGCGTGGCCACCTGCGCGCCGATGCCACGCCCGGCGAGGTCATCCGCGCCACCTTTCCCGGCGGCACCATCACCGGCTGCCCCAAGGTGCGCTGCATGCAGATCATCGCCGAGCTGGAGCAGACCCCCCGCGGTGCCTACACCGGCGCCTTCGGCTGGCTGAACCGCGACGGCGACCTGGACCTGAACATCCTCATCCGCAGCGCCGAGATCGTTGCCGACGGCCCCGGCAGCGTGGCCCGCTTCCGCACCGGCGCCGGGATCGTGGCCGATTCGGTCCCGGACAAGGAGTTGGACGAGACCCGCGCCAAGGCCCGTGGCGTGCTGCGGGCGCTGGAAGCCTGATTGCTGATGCCTTCTCCCTGCGTTAGCGGGGAGAAGGTGCCCGAAGGGCGGATGAGGGGCGACGGAGCCGACGTAAGGTCAGTCCTCCGTACTTGCCGGGTGCATCTCTCGCCGAGATGCCCGCGGAGCTTTCCCGCACCGCGACATCGCCCGACGTCGTCACGCCCCTCATCGGTCTTCGGCCCGTGCACCGGGAGGGGGTGAACCGCCTTGGCTACCACGCCTACAGCCTGAGACGGCGACCGGGTATCCTGCACAGCCTGCTTCAAGCACCGAGGACTACGTGGCGTCAGCTCTCAAGCGCGGTTGCCGCTTCATCGTCATCACCTTCCTCCTGTTGCTGGCCCTGGTGGCCGGCGCGGCGTTCTGGCTGTGGCAGGGCCACCGCGGGTTCGCCGACTCCGCCATGGGCGGTGTCAGCGCCGACGCCACGCTGGAGGTCGCCAGCGGCGATGCCTTCCCGACCGTGCTGCGCAAACTGCGCGAACAAGGGGTGTCGCATGGCACCGACCTGCAATGGCGCCTGCTCGCGCGCGAGACCAACACCGCCAGCCAGCTCAAGGTGGGCGAGTACGCGCTGGATCCGGCGCTGACTCCGCGCGAACTGCTGCAACGCATGCGCGAAGGGCGCACGCTGCAGTACCGCTTCACCCTCGTCGAGGGCTGGAACATCCGCCAGGTGCGCGCCGCGCTGCGCAACGCCACGCCCCTGCAGCAGAAGACCGCGCAGATGAGCGATGCCGAACTGATGGCGGCGCTCGGTCACGAAGGGCAGCATCCGGAAGGCCGCTTCCTGCCCGAAACCTACGTCTACACGCGCAGCGAAACCGACCTCGACGTGCTCAAGCGTGCGTACGCGGCGATGGAGAAGGCGGTCGATGCCGCCTGGCAGGCGCGTGCGCAGGACATCCCGCTGCAGTCGGCGGAAGAGGCGCTGATTCTGGCCTCGATCATCGAGAAGGAAACCGGCATCGCCGAGGAACGTCCCGCCATCGCCGGCGTGTTCGCGCGGCGGCTGAAGATCGGCATGCCGCTGCAGACCGATCCCACCGTCATCTACGGCATCGGCAGCAGCTACGACGGCAACATCCGCCGCCGCGACCTGACCACCGACACGCCGTACAACACCTACACCCGCAAGGGCCTGACACCGACGCCCATCGCCATGCCCGGCGTGGACGCGCTGCGCGCGGCGGTGAATCCGGCGGACGGCGACGCACTGTACTTCGTTGCGGTCGGCGACGGCAGCGGCCGGCACATCTTCTCGGCCACGCTCGCCGAGCACAATGCTGCGGTCGCGCGTTACCTGGTCACGCGCCGCGAAACCCTGCGCAAGGCGGAAGCGCCATGAGCGAGGCCCTGTTGTCGCAGCCGCGCCTGATCACGCTGGAAGGCGGCGAGGGTGCCGGCAAGACCAGCGCCATCACGGCCATCCGCGACCGCCTGCAGGCCGAAGGTCACGAGGTGGTGCTGACGCGCGAACCTGGCGGCACGCCGCTGGCGGAACGCATTCGCGAGCTGCTGCTCAATCCGCAGGACGAAGCGCTGGCCGCCGA encodes the following:
- the fabF gene encoding beta-ketoacyl-ACP synthase II, which codes for MGLVSPLGNDMASSWDGIVNGRSGLGPITTFDTEGYSTKIAGEIRGFDPTTFVPPKDVKKMDSFIHYGLAASLMAMDDAGLEVTESNAERIGAIIGAGIGGILGIEETAVKLHEGGPRKISPFYIPSTIINMLPGHLSIMKGLKGPGYSAVSACATSNHSIGIAMRSIQYGDADVMVAGGAERGSSPTSVGGFCAMKAMSTRNDDPARASRPWDKDRDGFVLGDGAGILVLEEYEHAKARGARIYCELAGFGASQDAYHMTAPSENGEGPSRCMLSALKDAGLNADQVEYLNAHGTSTPLGDLAETLAMKRALGDHAYKIMVSSTKSMTGHLLGAAGGAEAIFSVLAIHHGIIPPTINLDEPGEGCDLDYVPHTAREKKIDVAVSNGFGFGGTNGTLVFKRI
- the acpP gene encoding acyl carrier protein — protein: MSSIEERVKKIVVEQLGVKEEEVTTSASFVDDLGADSLDTVELVMALEEEFECEIPDEEAEKITSVQQAIDYVKAHVKA
- the mltG gene encoding endolytic transglycosylase MltG, yielding MASALKRGCRFIVITFLLLLALVAGAAFWLWQGHRGFADSAMGGVSADATLEVASGDAFPTVLRKLREQGVSHGTDLQWRLLARETNTASQLKVGEYALDPALTPRELLQRMREGRTLQYRFTLVEGWNIRQVRAALRNATPLQQKTAQMSDAELMAALGHEGQHPEGRFLPETYVYTRSETDLDVLKRAYAAMEKAVDAAWQARAQDIPLQSAEEALILASIIEKETGIAEERPAIAGVFARRLKIGMPLQTDPTVIYGIGSSYDGNIRRRDLTTDTPYNTYTRKGLTPTPIAMPGVDALRAAVNPADGDALYFVAVGDGSGRHIFSATLAEHNAAVARYLVTRRETLRKAEAP
- a CDS encoding aminodeoxychorismate synthase component I, coding for MIETRALPSDTDLLALHRQDPQRYPVLLESVASGTAQGRWDFLLVADGTGLRLDADGITRNLHGDVEAGDFLAALDRHWQAQRTPREEPRWPFRGGWALLLAYELAQQVEPVLRLPQTPDTQPVALALRCPAAVLRDRSTGDCVVVAEAGRSELMARTLDDVARAAHMPPLPAWQPPFRIDEDAPQHFTDGVERILDYLRAGDIFQVNLSRAWHARFEARLDPAALYARLRTANPAPFAGLFATPGWTVVSSSPERLVSVRGEVVETRPIAGTRPRFAGDDDAARIRELVGHPKERAEHVMLIDLERNDLGRVCTPGSVQVDELMTVESYAHVHHIVSNVRGHLRADATPGEVIRATFPGGTITGCPKVRCMQIIAELEQTPRGAYTGAFGWLNRDGDLDLNILIRSAEIVADGPGSVARFRTGAGIVADSVPDKELDETRAKARGVLRALEA